The following DNA comes from Papaver somniferum cultivar HN1 chromosome 4, ASM357369v1, whole genome shotgun sequence.
AGACTTTACCTTGCTCGTGTTCAAAGAAACTGCAAACAATATGGTACGTACAATTTCTTCGCGGGATAATAATTTTTCTCTAGTCTCTAGTTTCTCTTAAGCGCGAATCATTCTAATACTTGTTTTTGATTGCAGTCAGTTACATTACATACAAATCTCGGCGACATCAAATGTGAAATCGCTTGCGATGAAGTACCTAAAGCCTCTGAGGTTTCAACTCTAAACCCTAGACCCTAATCTTCTGCTAATGTCATGCAAtcagttttttctttctttctaagGATCGATTTTGTTCTAGTTAGTTAGTTAGTCAGTCAGTTCCGTTTTGATTGTGTGAAAAATTTAGCTTAATTGAAGTAATTCACTGCTAGGAGGTCAGAGTTtgttataaaattagggtttgtttgcCTATttgattataattgtttattacatAGGTTTGTTTGCGTGTTTGATATGGTCTTTGAAAAACATAATTTTTCATGTGAAAGTAGGGTTTCAGGAATTATGTAGAACTCAATTGAGCTGTGATTCTTCATCCAGTGAAGTTCGAATTCAATCTATAAAAGGAAGAAAACTGAGATGAGTTGGATTATCGTGAAGCCTAAGTTCTTGATTGCACCCTAGTTATTGTTTGAGCTGCGACCTCTTGTTGCTACTGGCTAGAACTCCTCTTACTATAGGCATGACTCGAAGCCGACAATGATAACACTGTCATTATGCATGTTTGAACATTACAAATTCTCCCCTGTACTCAAtcttaaaattttcttttttctttatgagTGACTGTAGTTCATTCTGTTTTGGAGATTCTGCATCTGAATAGATTTCAATCCATGATGATAGCATTACCTCAAGTTTTTGTGGAACTTAGTGGCGCTCGAGTCTTATCACTGCTATTGGGCTTTGTTGGAATTATTCTGGTTTTTCTGGTCTTATTGAATAGATGTACTTGATCTTTTCTCTATAGGAGCAACATTTGGTCATTTACCATTGCGGTGGTTGCTTTATGTTTTACTGGGGGTCTTATGGTAAATGGACCAAGATGAGGTAAAGGATATCCTAATAGTTTCTCTTGAATTCGTTTTTTGTTACAGAATTTTTTGGCACTATGTGGTAGTGGTTATTATGACGGCACCATATTCCATCGAAATATCAAAGGTTTTATGATCCAGGGAGGGGACCCTACAGGGTCAGGCAAAGGTGGGAACAGTATATGGGGTAAAAAGTTCAATGACGAGATCCGAGATTCGCTTAAGGTATTTTAGTTCCCTCTGCTATCAAGAATGTGTAGTTATGTGCCTAGTGAGTATcaaaaaaacgattttgattgtTAGGTATTGCAGATTTGCCATACTGGTTTTACTTTCCTAGTCATTCTCTAGGTTACTTCCGAACCACTAACCTTGCGTTGCTTCATCTGATTCGTACATTTAGGTGTTAGTACTGTTCATGTTAGcattttttttcaacatctctgCTTTGAAAGCAGCTGAAGACACCAGTTTAATTTAGGTCATTTCTGCGAAGTTTAGCAAAGTTTTGTTACATCTTACCAAACACTTCATAACATGTTTATGGTTGTCGCATAAGGTTGGCATGTTCTTGGTGGCCATGATCTTCAAATATTGTTTAATATGCGAAGGTAACACGTTGTCTACGATTCACATTAGATGCGTGCTACTCAAGCTGTTATGTATGATGGATACTGATATTTTTAATAATGTTTCTACCTGTCAAACATTTCCCCTGAACTTTGTAACCAATGCACAAAAGTAAATATTTGAGATTCTAAAATCTGTAGTTTCTCTGATGCCAGATTGCTAACAAGTTGCCATTTCAAATGATTTGCAGCACAATGCAAGAGGGGTGCTCTCTATGGCTAATAGTGGGCCTAATACAAATGGAAGCCAGTTTTTTATTACATATGGCAAGCAGCCGCACCTGAACGGATTGTATACAATTTTTGGCAGAGTGATTCATGGGTTTGAGGTCCTAGATATCATGGAGAAGGTTTGTGCTCAAATTTTGACTCAATAGACTTGCAGAAGTCTTtttatcttctcatattcttcTTTTTTAAATCCAAGACTCGTACTGTTTCTAGTTGGTTTATGTGATGTCACCGCAGTTTCATATTTGATTTTCCTTGAATTTGCTTAACCCAGTTTTGAATTGTGCAGACTCAGACAGGACCTGGGGATCGACCTCTCGCGGAGATCAGATTGAACCGTGTAACAATCCACGCAAACCCTCTTGCTACCTAGGCCTAATGTAACCCCATTGGAGAAACTATAACATATTCAAACTTCATATATGTTCTAACTGTAGAACTAAAACTGTTTTGTAAAGTATTCAGATGAGATTAGCTGAATGTGTCGCACCATATCGACATTCAGTGCACATATCAGTGATTGGAGAATGGTCCTAGACCTGTATTTTTTCATTCCTACAAAATTGTAGTggatattttcttcaattttatttttttgttacggTAATGGTTGTGACCAGGGCTAACAAAATACAGGACCAGATGCACAATAGAACACGGTGCCTCCCTCTGATTTCCCTGGTGGAAGTGAACCCACGTATCTTGCTTATCACTTTGTTAAAGTTGAAGTAGGTGAGCCAGTGAGATTCACAAAAGGCACACACCAAACACTACATCCATTCACCTACAAATAGCAGGTCATTTCCCTATAAATGTCAGCTCATCCTATtaaagttcacactcagaataaGATACCTGAAATGGAGGCAACTCAGATAAGGATCACCGACAAAATCATTGTTCTCCCTACCCTTCCACCATTCCACGAAGACCATACCCTTGCACTCTCCCACATAGACAATGATCGTAACATCCAGGTTAATTTTCGTTGCCTTCGTGCGTACGTGAATTCCAATTCCAACCCGGCCGATCCTGTCCATATCATCTCTCAAGCACTGTCGAAAGCCCTCGTCCACTACTACCCTCTTGCGGGAACTCTCCAACGCCATTCCGAAGATTCGCGGTTCGAGCTATTCTATTCTGCAGGTCAAGGTGTACCTATGATTCGAGCCGTCTGTAATCAATCACTTGACTCGTTGAATTATCTGGATGACCCAGCTGAGAAGTTCCTCGAAGAA
Coding sequences within:
- the LOC113273700 gene encoding peptidyl-prolyl cis-trans isomerase CYP18-1 produces the protein MSVTLHTNLGDIKCEIACDEVPKASENFLALCGSGYYDGTIFHRNIKGFMIQGGDPTGSGKGGNSIWGKKFNDEIRDSLKHNARGVLSMANSGPNTNGSQFFITYGKQPHLNGLYTIFGRVIHGFEVLDIMEKTQTGPGDRPLAEIRLNRVTIHANPLAT